In Buchnera aphidicola (Hyadaphis tataricae), the genomic stretch TATTGTATTGAATGGATGTTGATATGCTATCTAATGTAGTTCCAGGTATATTGCATGTAATCATTCTTTCATCTTTTAGAAAACAATTCAATAAAGTAGATTTTCCTACATTTTTTTGACCAATTAGAGCTATTTTTATTGTCGGTTTTGTAATTTTTTTGATCTGTTTATCTGATTTTTTAGCATTATCTTGCTTGCATATTAATGTGATGAAGGGAATTAAATGGTTTGCAAATAGAAGATTGATACCTTGATTGTGAGTAGCAGAGGTTTTTTGTATAGTTTTTAATCCTAAAGAATAAAATTCATTTATTTTAGAATATTCATGCATGCCGTCTATTTTATTTATTACTAAAATAATCTCTTTTTTATATTTTCTAATTATGTTTATAATTTCTGTTTCTTGCGGCATTAACCCATCACGCGCACTAACTATAAATAAAATTAAATTGGCTTCTTCTATTGCTATTAAAGACTGTTGGTAGGCTTTTTTTTCTATTTCATTGGAATTAACAACATCTAGACCTGCTGTATCAACAAAAAGTATTTTTTGTTTGGATGTTTTTAATTCGCAATATCCATATTGCCTATCCCTAGTTAATCCAGAATATTTTGAGACTAATGCATTCCTGGAATTGGTAAGTATATTAAACAAACTTGATTTTCCTACATTAGTTCTACCGATTAATACAATAATAGGTATCATTTTGGATATGCTCTCTTTAAGTCAAATTAAAAAATAATTGTATTTTTCATTTTGCATGTATTGATTTTTTTATTTATTTTAGTTCATTAATTTTCATCTTAATAAGTTTTTTAGATGCATTAGACGTTTCTTCTGATAAACTTTTCTTCCAATATTTTATTGCTTCTTGTATTTTTTTTTGTTGAAAGAAAAGATCACCTTTTAAATTATATATTATATTTTTCCAACCCTTTTTTGAAAGCGTTTCAATCATCTTGATAGCTGTATCATATTGATTTATTTGCATATTTATTGTAGCTATTTTAATTTTTAAAATATTTTTTAAATTCTCTTCTTCAGTATATTTCAAACTGTTGTTCAGCTGTATTAAAGCAGCGTTAAAATCGTTATGTGTAATATATGTTTTAGCTAAAAACATAGAAGTTAAA encodes the following:
- a CDS encoding YfgM family protein — translated: MLNFSEKKIIFFSIFFLVIIITLTLSFPFWTSSKSNSEHNKKNLKPLKYETIIEQISLEKPESLKQAESFIVNNRNIYGTLTSMFLAKTYITHNDFNAALIQLNNSLKYTEEENLKNILKIKIATINMQINQYDTAIKMIETLSKKGWKNIIYNLKGDLFFQQKKIQEAIKYWKKSLSEETSNASKKLIKMKINELK
- the der gene encoding ribosome biogenesis GTPase Der; its protein translation is MIPIIVLIGRTNVGKSSLFNILTNSRNALVSKYSGLTRDRQYGYCELKTSKQKILFVDTAGLDVVNSNEIEKKAYQQSLIAIEEANLILFIVSARDGLMPQETEIINIIRKYKKEIILVINKIDGMHEYSKINEFYSLGLKTIQKTSATHNQGINLLFANHLIPFITLICKQDNAKKSDKQIKKITKPTIKIALIGQKNVGKSTLLNCFLKDERMITCNIPGTTLDSISTSIQYNNQNYIFTDTAGISKKSKKIHKIENISIIKTLQTIEKSHVVLFIIDASKKICHQDLFLANFILNAGKSIVVVINKWDLLNNILKRELKQMIKTKLRFLYFAKIHFISALYDPGIHKLFTSIKEAYNESNKKISTSTLMNIMKKAIHQHQPPIFKGRRIKLKYAHLGSSAPPKIIIHGNQVDCLSLPYKRYLMNFFHHSLNITGTPIQIRFKNNINPYLEKKQTKN